Proteins from a genomic interval of Persephonella sp.:
- a CDS encoding cation:proton antiporter: MSKEEAILLLVVSLGAFVIPFISKRLMLPSAVGEIIFGLIIGIFFKEATESLTVIHFLGSLGFLILMYLAGLEINFERIKITPKKELFIYTLSLIIIILSSFFIVIYFDQPKINILIYLTIAIGLLYPVLKDSNLLSTEFAQSTLIIASLGEVISLIFISGFFMYFKYGFSEKTFIHLFEIYIFFFTAYVILKAFQLYSWWNPKKVFKFIKAEDPTETDVRANFANMFVFAALASLLGLEYIIGAFFGGMLFAMIFKKREEIQEKISSFGYGFLIPVFFIEVGLRFDIFEFLKKEIILGAVLISVTILIIRVFGAVPLLFSGFSLREVFAFPFALSMPLTLLVAISTLGLETGVIKEDYASMIILSALISGVLYPWLFKLIMRI; encoded by the coding sequence ATGAGTAAAGAAGAAGCAATACTTCTGCTTGTTGTGTCCCTTGGGGCTTTTGTAATTCCATTCATAAGCAAAAGGCTGATGCTCCCTTCAGCTGTAGGAGAGATCATATTTGGACTGATTATAGGAATTTTTTTTAAGGAAGCCACAGAAAGTTTGACGGTTATTCATTTTCTCGGAAGTTTAGGCTTCTTGATACTTATGTATCTTGCAGGTTTAGAGATAAATTTTGAGAGAATAAAGATAACCCCCAAGAAAGAGCTGTTTATCTACACACTCTCTTTGATTATTATTATACTCTCATCATTTTTTATCGTGATTTATTTTGATCAGCCGAAAATTAATATTCTTATATATCTGACAATCGCCATAGGTCTTCTGTATCCTGTGTTGAAAGACAGCAATCTCTTGTCAACTGAGTTTGCCCAGTCAACACTGATAATAGCAAGTCTTGGGGAAGTAATAAGTCTTATATTTATCTCCGGATTTTTTATGTATTTTAAGTACGGCTTTTCAGAAAAAACATTTATTCATCTGTTTGAGATATACATTTTCTTCTTCACAGCTTACGTTATCTTGAAAGCCTTTCAGCTTTATTCCTGGTGGAACCCAAAAAAGGTGTTCAAGTTTATTAAAGCTGAAGACCCTACAGAAACAGACGTAAGGGCAAATTTTGCCAACATGTTTGTATTTGCTGCTCTGGCAAGTCTTTTAGGTCTTGAATACATAATAGGGGCATTTTTTGGGGGAATGCTTTTTGCAATGATCTTTAAAAAAAGGGAGGAAATTCAGGAAAAAATAAGCAGTTTTGGTTATGGGTTCCTTATTCCTGTTTTTTTTATAGAAGTTGGTCTAAGATTTGACATTTTTGAATTTTTAAAAAAGGAGATCATATTAGGTGCAGTTTTGATCTCTGTAACTATCCTGATTATAAGGGTGTTCGGTGCTGTTCCCCTTCTTTTTTCCGGATTTTCATTAAGGGAGGTTTTTGCTTTCCCATTCGCACTATCTATGCCCCTTACCCTTCTTGTTGCTATTTCAACCCTTGGACTGGAAACAGGTGTTATAAAAGAGGATTATGCCTCAATGATAATATTATCTGCATTGATAAGCGGTGTACTTTACCCGTGGTTGTTTAAATTAATTATGAGGATA
- a CDS encoding NAD-binding protein — MVSEGGKSKLAIFGLGFFGIKLLEKLSKKWEIIGIDISEDNIKKITEKFSDRENIELISGDASSILTWKKIKLQNIRYIVSTIKDTDVSLEICRIAREVFNLDSSIMVMLFDESREEEFEKYDISIIKPAEIITNAVVSKIEKNYTIATNIGLGKGEIIEVNILSKSHLVDRKLKYLKPSKWKIAAIYRNGELIIPSGEEKIKVGDRVIIIGDPVVLENLVNILLKGIPQFPLQFGSDFGAIYHKKYKKSFEEASYFKRNTKAHKLLIYPFRGYDIRKDFEYIKKTVDNFEIKTAVNDFFEFLKNKDSIGVHVIPFIKKPFFSWFFLKKVFKTAKKPFLLSRGTFPYKGIVISLNSSDPAFTLEIGIEISRLMKIPFEAIFGVMPSELRGIEEEEALKERNSIISDFEHIYKTGIRYSVLEGNPVKETLKYLKEKEDHLLLLSFNKNEEISIFNPNVPFYIAKESKLSTLCIPLEESYE; from the coding sequence ATGGTTTCAGAGGGTGGGAAAAGTAAGCTTGCTATTTTCGGACTTGGTTTTTTCGGTATTAAACTCCTTGAAAAGCTTTCAAAGAAGTGGGAAATAATTGGAATAGACATATCAGAAGACAACATAAAAAAGATCACAGAAAAATTTTCAGATAGGGAAAATATAGAGCTTATATCAGGAGATGCATCAAGCATACTAACGTGGAAAAAGATAAAGCTTCAAAACATCAGATATATAGTCTCAACAATAAAAGATACCGATGTTTCCCTTGAGATATGCAGAATAGCAAGGGAGGTTTTTAACCTTGACTCGTCAATTATGGTTATGCTGTTTGATGAAAGCAGGGAGGAGGAGTTTGAAAAATACGATATCTCAATAATAAAACCGGCAGAAATAATAACCAACGCGGTAGTATCAAAAATAGAAAAAAATTACACAATAGCTACAAATATAGGATTAGGTAAAGGAGAAATAATAGAGGTAAACATTCTTTCAAAATCCCATCTTGTTGATAGGAAACTAAAGTATCTTAAACCTTCAAAATGGAAAATAGCTGCAATATACAGAAATGGGGAACTTATTATCCCTTCCGGTGAAGAAAAAATAAAAGTGGGAGACAGGGTAATAATCATCGGTGATCCTGTGGTTTTAGAAAACCTTGTTAATATTCTGCTAAAAGGAATACCCCAGTTTCCCCTCCAGTTTGGTTCAGACTTTGGTGCGATCTACCACAAAAAATATAAGAAAAGTTTTGAGGAAGCCTCATACTTTAAGAGAAATACTAAGGCACACAAACTATTAATATACCCTTTCAGAGGTTACGACATAAGAAAAGATTTTGAATACATAAAGAAAACGGTAGATAATTTTGAGATCAAAACAGCTGTCAATGATTTTTTTGAGTTTTTAAAAAATAAAGACAGCATAGGGGTTCATGTGATACCTTTCATAAAAAAACCCTTTTTTAGCTGGTTTTTTCTCAAGAAAGTGTTCAAAACAGCAAAGAAACCTTTTCTCCTCAGCAGAGGAACATTCCCATACAAAGGTATTGTTATATCATTAAACAGTTCTGATCCAGCTTTTACCCTTGAGATAGGTATTGAGATATCAAGGCTGATGAAAATTCCTTTTGAGGCTATTTTTGGGGTTATGCCCTCAGAACTAAGAGGAATTGAGGAGGAAGAAGCCCTGAAAGAAAGAAACAGCATAATCTCAGATTTTGAACATATTTACAAAACAGGAATAAGATACTCAGTTTTAGAGGGAAACCCTGTAAAGGAAACTTTAAAATACCTGAAGGAAAAAGAGGATCACCTTCTTTTACTATCTTTTAACAAAAATGAAGAAATATCAATATTCAACCCAAATGTGCCCTTTTACATAGCAAAAGAGAGTAAACTTTCCACACTGTGTATTCCTTTAGAGGAAAGCTATGAGTAA
- a CDS encoding glycosyltransferase, translating into MKPKVAFIKTPDPRGITDTIISGLSKSLSARNFETRIFEPTQDNIQEVVNQIIEYKPLFTFDFNLDGLIFAEKDGQQKILADIIGNIHVTWFLDDPMIHFTKLKSALQSNQLLYLTIDIEHGQWLGSMGKNVAFLAPGINPSDFPPPNVEKEFDIAFVGPVADPDNIENSWKERFDQNLFGFAVELGRMLYRNPDMPVRFASGYLLSQYNQDFQQAMIKFQQEKEDEFMQYLTEITLYAMHLRRWNIIDSIEDFEINVLGPVEGETKDNVVVYPKIIANEDIISFLSKTKISLLSQPPFIPTGLAYTVFASVGSNTLTMVEERLSSKSFLIEGRDLITYHPIDTVEIEGKIAYYLEDAPSEREAIAKQGRDTVFQNHTLLHRGEFLANMLNDIIKRASEPSENGKGELKEDAPEKLN; encoded by the coding sequence ATGAAACCGAAAGTAGCTTTTATTAAAACACCGGATCCAAGGGGTATTACCGATACTATCATCTCAGGACTTTCTAAGTCCCTTTCTGCGAGAAATTTTGAGACCAGAATTTTTGAGCCTACTCAGGACAACATTCAGGAGGTTGTAAACCAGATTATAGAGTATAAACCTCTGTTTACTTTTGATTTCAATCTTGACGGTTTAATTTTTGCCGAGAAAGACGGACAACAAAAAATCCTTGCTGACATAATCGGAAATATTCATGTGACATGGTTTTTAGACGATCCGATGATACATTTTACAAAGCTAAAATCTGCTCTCCAGTCAAACCAGCTTTTATACCTGACTATTGATATAGAACATGGACAGTGGCTTGGTTCGATGGGAAAAAATGTTGCATTTCTTGCACCTGGAATAAACCCTTCTGATTTTCCTCCTCCCAATGTGGAGAAGGAGTTTGACATTGCCTTTGTGGGACCTGTTGCTGATCCTGACAACATTGAGAATTCTTGGAAAGAAAGGTTTGATCAAAATCTTTTTGGTTTTGCTGTTGAGCTTGGAAGAATGCTTTACAGAAATCCTGACATGCCTGTAAGGTTTGCTTCCGGTTACCTTTTATCCCAGTATAATCAGGATTTTCAACAGGCTATGATAAAGTTCCAACAGGAAAAGGAAGATGAGTTTATGCAGTATTTAACAGAAATAACCCTTTATGCTATGCACCTAAGGAGATGGAACATAATAGATTCTATAGAGGATTTTGAGATAAATGTTCTGGGTCCTGTTGAAGGTGAAACGAAGGATAATGTTGTTGTATATCCTAAAATAATAGCCAATGAGGATATAATAAGTTTCCTTTCCAAAACAAAGATATCACTACTTTCTCAGCCTCCGTTTATCCCCACAGGTCTTGCATATACCGTTTTTGCCTCTGTAGGATCAAACACATTGACTATGGTAGAAGAAAGGCTATCATCAAAATCCTTTCTTATTGAGGGAAGGGATCTTATCACCTACCACCCTATAGATACTGTTGAGATAGAGGGAAAGATCGCCTATTATCTTGAAGATGCCCCTTCGGAAAGGGAAGCTATCGCAAAACAGGGAAGGGATACTGTATTTCAGAACCATACCCTTCTCCACAGGGGAGAATTTCTTGCCAACATGCTTAACGATATTATAAAAAGAGCGTCTGAACCTTCTGAAAATGGTAAAGGTGAACTAAAGGAAGACGCACCAGAGAAGCTTAATTAA
- a CDS encoding SPOR domain-containing protein, protein MDQDLKDTIKKLEEAKSKQEKIERIIILLSGLLIIVIFSIIGINIYSNKEETVSEPEINIVAKNEADKEIPKKSEIQLEQKQTYKQPEKISQKVEKQNTPPPKQEIKKQIETNTKLTTNKTEKKEEKPVKTAKEEKKKAVPSFKSGYYIQAGAFTTRKKAERLLKTLNLKNARIRKEGQLYKVLIGEFKNRKEAYSFMKKIGIKGFIRKI, encoded by the coding sequence ATGGATCAGGATTTAAAAGACACCATAAAAAAACTTGAGGAGGCAAAAAGCAAACAGGAAAAAATAGAAAGGATAATAATTCTTCTGTCTGGTCTTCTTATAATAGTTATTTTTTCAATAATAGGTATAAATATTTATTCCAACAAAGAAGAAACTGTTTCAGAACCTGAAATAAACATAGTAGCTAAAAACGAGGCTGATAAAGAAATCCCAAAAAAATCAGAAATTCAGTTAGAACAAAAACAGACATATAAACAACCTGAAAAAATTTCTCAAAAAGTAGAGAAACAAAACACTCCTCCCCCTAAACAAGAAATAAAAAAACAGATAGAAACTAATACAAAACTCACCACAAACAAAACGGAAAAAAAGGAAGAAAAACCTGTTAAAACAGCTAAAGAGGAGAAAAAAAAGGCTGTCCCTTCATTTAAATCAGGATACTACATACAGGCTGGTGCCTTCACAACAAGGAAAAAAGCAGAAAGACTGCTAAAGACACTTAATCTTAAAAATGCCAGAATTAGAAAAGAAGGACAGCTTTATAAGGTTCTTATAGGGGAGTTTAAAAACAGAAAAGAGGCTTACAGCTTTATGAAAAAAATAGGGATTAAAGGGTTTATAAGAAAAATTTGA
- the argS gene encoding arginine--tRNA ligase, with amino-acid sequence MKEEIKAQIIKQLEKDIPEISQIKQKIKLDIPKEDRFGDLSINVAFLLAKPLKKKPIEIAEQIKSILESFPYFSKVEVAGGGFINLFLSKEYYRDVLKQILKEKDRYGASPEKNKGRINVEFVSANPTGPLHLGHGRGAVVGNVQSNLYEYIGYKVEREFYINDAGRQIKKLGESVYARFRQIDQPDYPFPEDGYHGDYIKEIAQHLYKYEREKILSFVDEKQAVDFCSEFAKEMLLEKIKEDLKDFGVEFDIWFSEKKLYTTGKVEEAIQFLKEKGMIYEKEGAVWVKTTLYGDDKDRVIIKSDGSYTYFAGDIAYHYDKFKRGYDFIVNVWGADHHGYFPRLKAAVMAFGVPENWIRVMFIQLVKLFRKGQEVKMSKRSGSFVTLKELIEEVGKDAVIYFFLTKDSNTHLNFDIDLALKKSSENPVYYVQYAHARICSVFREAKERFSFDPEQDFEADISLLKEDQERVLMKHLAVIPDLIREAGEKQQPHKLTQITYDLASDFHYYYNHFKFLIKDDENLMRARLYLLKGIREALRTLFKLMGITPVERM; translated from the coding sequence AAAAGATAAAATTAGATATTCCAAAAGAAGACAGGTTCGGGGATCTCTCTATAAATGTTGCTTTTCTCCTTGCAAAACCCTTAAAGAAAAAACCGATTGAGATAGCAGAACAGATAAAAAGTATCCTTGAAAGTTTTCCGTATTTTTCAAAGGTGGAGGTTGCAGGAGGAGGATTTATAAACCTTTTCTTATCAAAAGAATACTACAGAGATGTCCTGAAGCAGATACTTAAAGAAAAAGATAGATACGGAGCTTCTCCAGAAAAAAACAAAGGAAGGATAAATGTTGAGTTTGTCAGTGCAAACCCAACAGGTCCACTCCATCTTGGACACGGCAGAGGTGCTGTCGTAGGGAATGTCCAGTCAAACCTGTATGAGTATATAGGTTACAAGGTTGAAAGGGAGTTTTACATAAATGATGCAGGAAGACAGATAAAAAAACTGGGGGAATCTGTTTACGCAAGGTTCAGACAGATAGATCAGCCGGATTACCCTTTTCCTGAAGACGGCTACCACGGGGATTACATAAAAGAGATAGCACAGCACCTTTACAAATACGAAAGAGAAAAGATACTGTCATTTGTTGATGAAAAACAGGCTGTAGATTTCTGCTCAGAATTTGCAAAAGAGATGCTCCTTGAAAAGATAAAGGAAGATCTGAAAGATTTTGGCGTTGAGTTTGATATATGGTTCAGCGAAAAAAAACTTTACACCACAGGAAAGGTTGAAGAAGCTATCCAGTTTTTGAAGGAAAAAGGAATGATATACGAAAAAGAAGGTGCTGTATGGGTAAAAACAACCCTTTACGGAGATGACAAAGACAGGGTAATAATAAAATCTGACGGCTCTTACACATATTTTGCAGGAGACATCGCATACCACTACGACAAGTTCAAAAGAGGGTATGATTTTATCGTTAATGTGTGGGGGGCTGATCATCACGGATATTTCCCAAGACTGAAAGCAGCTGTAATGGCTTTTGGGGTTCCGGAAAACTGGATAAGGGTAATGTTTATCCAGCTTGTTAAGCTGTTCCGTAAGGGACAGGAAGTCAAAATGTCAAAAAGGTCAGGTAGTTTTGTAACACTAAAAGAGCTGATTGAGGAAGTTGGGAAAGATGCTGTTATATACTTTTTCCTCACAAAAGACAGCAACACCCACCTGAATTTTGATATTGATCTTGCCCTGAAAAAAAGTTCAGAAAATCCTGTTTATTATGTTCAGTATGCCCACGCAAGAATATGCAGTGTTTTCAGGGAAGCAAAGGAAAGGTTTAGTTTTGATCCTGAACAGGATTTTGAGGCAGACATTAGCCTGTTGAAAGAGGATCAGGAGAGAGTTCTTATGAAGCATCTTGCAGTGATCCCTGATCTTATCAGAGAAGCGGGGGAAAAACAACAACCCCACAAACTGACCCAGATTACCTATGATCTTGCTTCTGATTTTCATTACTACTACAACCATTTCAAGTTTTTAATTAAAGATGACGAAAATCTAATGAGGGCAAGATTATACTTACTAAAAGGAATAAGAGAAGCCCTTAGAACGCTTTTTAAACTTATGGGAATAACGCCGGTGGAGAGGATGTAA